In the Theobroma cacao cultivar B97-61/B2 chromosome 1, Criollo_cocoa_genome_V2, whole genome shotgun sequence genome, one interval contains:
- the LOC18611742 gene encoding WAT1-related protein At5g64700, producing MDKRKPYLAAILVQSIYAGMFLLSKAAFDGGMNNFVFVFYRQAAATVFLIPLALLFEWKTAPPLSFMTFCKIFMLSLCGITLSLDIYGVALIYTSATLAAATTNCLPVITFFLAVLLRMEVLRLKTTPGIAKIVGILICLAGALTLAFYKGPHMKLFCLHHLFEHHHSQNLQRRTSSGDTWIKGCFLMLISNSFWGLWLVLQGRVLKSYPSKLLFTALQCFLSTIQSFAIAIALERDPYEWRLGWNVRLLAVAYCGIVVTGVTFYLQAWVIEKKGPVFLAMSTPLNLMFTIFCSAFLLCEIINLGSVLGGLLLIGGLYSVLWGKTREQRMLDENCLPAPVDKECTEIQVVTA from the exons ATGGATAAAAGGAAGCCCTATCTTGCTGCTATTCTCGTACAATCTATTTATGCTGGCATGTTCTTGCTCTCCAAGGCTGCATTTGATGGCGGCATGAACAATTTTGTGTTCGTTTTTTACAGACAGGCTGCAGCAACAGTTTTCTTGATCCCTCTCGCCTTGTTATTTGAATG GAAAACTGCGCCGCCTCTATCATTCATGACCTTCTGCAAGATTTTTATGCTATCTTTATGCGG GATAACTTTAAGCTTGGATATCTATGGCGTTGCCCTGATTTATACCTCTGCAACTTTAGCTGCTGCAACAACAAATTGCCTGCCTGTCATCACTTTTTTCTTGGCAGTGTTACTCAG AATGGAGGTGTTGAGACTGAAGACAACTCCAGGGATTGCAAAAATTGTAGGAATACTAATTTGTTTGGCTGGTGCATTGACCCTTGCCTTTTACAAGGGTCCCCATATGAAACTTTTCTGCCTCCATCACCTGTTTGAGCACCACCATAGCCAGAACCTTCAGAGACGAACTTCCTCCGGCGACACATGGATAAAGGGTTGTTTCCTCATGTTGATTTCCAACAGTTTCTGGGGCTTATGGCTCGTATTGCAG GGTCGGGTTTTGAAGAGCTACCCTTCAAAACTTCTCTTTACAGCTCTTCAGTGCTTCTTAAGCACAATTCAATCATTTGCTATTGCTATTGCTCTGGAAAGAGACCCTTACGAATGGAGACTGGGCTGGAATGTTAGACTCCTTGCAGTAGCGTACTGT GGGATTGTGGTAACGGGCGTGACATTTTACCTACAAGCATGGGTTATTGAGAAGAAAGGGCCTGTCTTCTTGGCCATGTCAACACCATTGAATCTGATGTTCACAATATTTTGTTCTGCATTTCTCTTATGCGAGATTATCAATTTAGGAAG TGTCTTAGGGGGGCtgttattgattggtgggctATACAGTGTGTTGTGGGGAAAAACCAGAGAGCAAAGAATGCTGGATGAGAATTGTTTACCAGCTCCTGTTGATAAAGAATGCACAGAAATCCAAGTTGTAACAGCCTGA
- the LOC108660474 gene encoding WAT1-related protein At5g64700-like, with amino-acid sequence MDKRKPYLAAILVQSIYAGMFLLSKAAFDGGMNNFVFVFYRQAAATVFLIPLALLFEWKTAPPLSFMTFCKIFMLSLCGITLSLDIYGVALIYTSATLAAATTNCLPVITFFLAVLLRMEVLRLKTTPGIAKIVGILICLAGALTLAFYKGPHMKLFCLHHLFEHHHSQNLQRRTSSGDTWIKGCFLMLISNSFWGLWLVLQGRVLKSYPSKLLFTALQCFLSTIQSFAIAIALERDPYEWRLGWNVRLLAVAYCGIVVTGVTFYLQAWVIEKKGPVFLAMSTPLNLMFTIFCSAFLLCEIINLGSVLGGLLLIGGLYSVLWGKTREQRMLDENCLPAPVDKECTEIQVVTA; translated from the exons ATGGATAAAAGGAAGCCCTATCTTGCTGCTATTCTCGTACAATCTATTTATGCTGGCATGTTCTTGCTCTCCAAGGCTGCATTTGATGGCGGCATGAACAATTTTGTGTTCGTTTTTTACAGACAGGCTGCAGCAACAGTTTTCTTGATCCCTCTCGCCTTGTTATTTGAATG GAAAACTGCGCCGCCTCTATCATTCATGACCTTCTGCAAGATTTTTATGCTATCTTTATGCGG GATAACTTTAAGCTTGGATATCTATGGCGTTGCCCTGATTTATACCTCTGCAACTTTAGCTGCTGCAACAACAAATTGCCTGCCTGTCATCACTTTTTTCTTGGCAGTGTTACTCAG AATGGAGGTGTTGAGACTGAAGACAACTCCAGGGATTGCAAAAATTGTAGGAATACTAATTTGTTTGGCTGGTGCATTGACCCTTGCCTTTTACAAGGGTCCCCATATGAAACTTTTCTGCCTCCATCACCTGTTTGAGCACCACCATAGCCAGAACCTTCAGAGACGTACTTCCTCCGGCGACACATGGATAAAGGGTTGTTTCCTCATGTTGATTTCCAACAGTTTCTGGGGCTTATGGCTCGTATTGCAG GGTCGGGTTTTGAAGAGCTACCCTTCAAAACTTCTCTTTACAGCTCTTCAGTGCTTCTTAAGCACAATTCAATCATTTGCTATTGCTATTGCTCTGGAAAGAGACCCTTACGAATGGAGACTGGGCTGGAATGTTAGACTCCTTGCAGTAGCGTACTGT GGGATTGTGGTAACGGGCGTGACATTTTACCTACAAGCATGGGTTATTGAGAAGAAAGGGCCTGTCTTCTTGGCCATGTCAACACCATTGAATCTGATGTTCACAATATTTTGTTCTGCATTTCTCTTATGCGAGATTATCAATTTAGGAAG TGTCTTAGGGGGGCtgttattgattggtgggctATACAGTGTGTTGTGGGGAAAAACCAGAGAGCAAAGAATGCTGGATGAGAATTGTTTACCAGCTCCTGTTGATAAAGAATGCACAGAAATCCAAGTTGTAACAGCCTGA